From the genome of bacterium:
AGTACGTTCAGGATTAAGGGTATAATATCCTCGATAAGATAAAACTTCCGATCGTAATTTATCCAGGCGAGGACGGCTGGCTGGTCGTCGAGTGTCCCGCGATTCCCGGCTGCATCTCGCAAGGCAAGACGCGCGAAGAGGCAATCGCCAACATAGAAGACGCAATCAAGCTTTGCCTCGAAGTGCGCCGCGAAATGGGAATACCTGAAACTGTTGAGTTGACCGAGTTAGAGGTCGCCGTATAAATGGGGAAGCTGCCGGTCGTGTCCGGCAGGGAACTCGTGAAAGCCCTGGCAAAATTCGGCTGGAATACCGCGAGGCAATCCAGTAGTCATATTGCGCTTGTGAAGT
Proteins encoded in this window:
- a CDS encoding type II toxin-antitoxin system HicB family antitoxin, whose amino-acid sequence is MKLPIVIYPGEDGWLVVECPAIPGCISQGKTREEAIANIEDAIKLCLEVRREMGIPETVELTELEVAV